A stretch of Spirosoma oryzicola DNA encodes these proteins:
- a CDS encoding O-antigen ligase family protein, producing the protein MAQSASFLRNQLSNHFWLYSLLGGLYTVGVGFLISRVGPTGAVLAVLLPIALLLVLLILLEPRFGLFVYLQLVFIVGFSRFLPASIPVGVSVDGLLFLILFSLFINGQRMEWRRLRSPAFALIGIWFLYTVIELFNPEAPYRPAWFLHVRAFSLHWFLVSIMVLVIPITRNDVKIMVNSWLSWSFLAALWAFKQQYIGLTTNEQIWLDSGNAATHILFGQLRCFSFYSDAAQFGAEMAGATLVAITRVFEEKSIKYKAFFAVLALVYFWGYAVSGTRSALFVLIAGFPFYLLLKRDIPKLIAGVVLAVPLFLLLMYTSVGSSNYQVQRMRSALTPMNDPSFILRLQNQAKMRTYLQDLPFGAGIGTSTDGGARFSPWHWAAHIAPDSWFVELWMETGRVGVTLYIMMLVGLVLVGIYQVWQLKDPWMVKIMYGFLAEFVGIALMGYSNPVLGQFPTNGVIYISTMLIATCYRWDTRSATSESSINQSPTYAPAL; encoded by the coding sequence ATGGCACAGTCAGCATCTTTTTTGAGAAATCAGCTCTCGAACCATTTCTGGCTGTACAGTTTGCTCGGCGGATTGTACACCGTGGGGGTGGGCTTTTTAATCAGTCGGGTCGGCCCTACCGGCGCTGTTCTGGCGGTGCTCTTGCCGATTGCGCTGCTTCTGGTGTTGCTCATTTTGCTGGAGCCCCGGTTTGGCCTGTTCGTTTATTTACAACTGGTTTTTATCGTCGGTTTTTCCCGGTTCCTGCCAGCGTCTATACCCGTGGGGGTGTCGGTCGATGGCTTGTTGTTTCTGATCCTGTTCAGTCTGTTTATCAACGGCCAGCGCATGGAGTGGCGTCGGTTGCGTAGTCCGGCTTTCGCACTCATCGGTATCTGGTTTTTGTACACGGTCATCGAACTGTTCAACCCCGAAGCGCCTTACCGGCCAGCCTGGTTTTTACACGTGCGGGCCTTTTCGTTGCACTGGTTCCTGGTATCCATCATGGTGCTGGTTATTCCCATCACCCGCAACGACGTTAAAATTATGGTCAACTCCTGGCTCAGCTGGTCCTTTCTGGCTGCGCTCTGGGCTTTCAAACAGCAATACATCGGTCTGACAACGAACGAGCAAATCTGGCTGGATAGTGGCAACGCGGCTACGCACATCCTGTTTGGTCAGCTCCGCTGTTTCTCGTTTTATTCGGATGCCGCCCAGTTCGGGGCCGAGATGGCCGGTGCAACGCTGGTGGCTATAACCCGGGTTTTTGAAGAAAAATCGATTAAGTACAAGGCGTTTTTTGCCGTTCTGGCGCTGGTCTATTTCTGGGGCTATGCCGTTTCCGGAACCCGAAGCGCTCTTTTCGTCCTGATTGCGGGTTTCCCCTTTTATCTGTTGCTGAAACGTGATATTCCCAAGTTGATCGCTGGTGTTGTTCTGGCGGTGCCGCTTTTTCTGCTCCTGATGTACACGAGCGTGGGTAGCTCCAACTACCAGGTGCAACGGATGCGGTCGGCACTGACGCCGATGAACGACCCATCGTTTATCCTGCGACTTCAGAATCAGGCTAAGATGCGTACGTACCTGCAAGATCTACCGTTTGGCGCAGGCATTGGCACATCAACCGATGGTGGTGCTCGGTTTTCGCCCTGGCACTGGGCGGCTCATATTGCCCCCGACAGCTGGTTCGTAGAGCTTTGGATGGAAACGGGTCGCGTTGGGGTCACGCTGTACATTATGATGCTGGTAGGGCTGGTACTGGTGGGTATCTATCAGGTCTGGCAGCTCAAAGACCCCTGGATGGTCAAAATTATGTACGGCTTTCTGGCGGAGTTTGTCGGTATTGCCCTCATGGGTTACTCCAATCCGGTTCTGGGGCAGTTCCCAACGAACGGCGTCATTTACATCAGTACCATGCTGATTGCTACCTGTTACCGGTGGGACACCCGGTCAGCTACTTCCGAATCCTCGATTAACCAATCACCTACCTACGCCCCAGCCCTATGA
- a CDS encoding glycosyltransferase yields MKQFDSIICIAQTSWKGDFQKAVVQLMTELSARHRVLFVDYLYTVKDLAQGIAGRQDIPVRNILHLNNPLSKITTEHGGELYVWSPPVMLPINWLAARSHDQVLHWNTDRLISGLRDVMRRLNMHRPLVINAFNPVIGLPLLGKLNECATIYYCFDEISVVGDWMSRHGQRYEDAYIRRVDGVIATSEALKQDKSALQPNTFCVKNGANFELFNQTRQLAQQQPPVKPVVGYLGSADNRVNIDIMEYCARTMPDVEFQFIGEVHEPKLPERLDSFPNVTFIPPRQPADLPPILAKLSVGLIPFVCNKHTYTIYPLKINEYLAAGLPVVSTPFSILDDFAGIIELADTPESFAQAIRRALADKDPQRIQERVHTAQANSWERRAHEFEAAIQQIPKAWRQEQPA; encoded by the coding sequence ATGAAGCAATTTGATAGCATCATCTGTATTGCGCAAACATCCTGGAAAGGTGACTTCCAAAAAGCGGTCGTGCAGCTTATGACCGAATTGTCGGCTCGCCATCGGGTTCTTTTTGTCGATTATCTATACACCGTGAAGGATTTGGCGCAGGGGATTGCAGGGCGGCAGGATATACCCGTACGGAACATCCTGCACCTGAACAATCCGCTGTCTAAAATAACGACGGAACATGGGGGAGAGCTGTACGTCTGGTCTCCACCGGTTATGTTGCCCATCAACTGGCTGGCGGCCCGCTCGCACGATCAGGTACTGCACTGGAATACCGACCGGCTGATTAGTGGTCTGCGCGATGTGATGCGTCGGCTGAACATGCACCGTCCTCTGGTTATCAATGCGTTCAATCCGGTGATCGGTTTGCCGCTGTTGGGAAAGCTGAATGAGTGCGCGACGATCTATTACTGCTTCGACGAAATCTCCGTTGTGGGTGACTGGATGAGTCGGCACGGACAGCGCTACGAAGACGCCTACATCCGGCGGGTTGATGGGGTCATTGCTACGTCGGAAGCCCTGAAGCAGGACAAATCAGCACTGCAACCCAACACCTTCTGCGTGAAGAACGGTGCCAACTTTGAGCTGTTTAACCAAACCCGCCAGCTGGCCCAGCAGCAGCCACCCGTAAAACCAGTTGTGGGATACTTAGGCTCCGCCGATAACCGGGTTAATATCGATATCATGGAATACTGCGCTCGTACGATGCCCGATGTCGAATTTCAGTTTATCGGAGAGGTGCACGAACCCAAGCTGCCAGAGCGTCTGGATTCCTTCCCCAACGTAACCTTTATTCCACCCCGTCAGCCTGCCGATTTGCCTCCCATACTGGCAAAGCTAAGCGTCGGGCTGATCCCATTCGTCTGTAACAAACATACGTATACAATTTATCCGCTGAAAATCAACGAGTATCTGGCCGCTGGTTTACCCGTGGTATCGACTCCTTTTTCAATTCTTGATGACTTTGCGGGCATCATTGAACTGGCTGATACACCGGAGTCCTTCGCGCAGGCTATTCGACGCGCCCTCGCCGACAAAGACCCTCAGCGCATCCAGGAGCGGGTACATACCGCACAGGCCAATTCCTGGGAGCGACGCGCGCACGAATTTGAAGCCGCTATTCAGCAGATACCCAAAGCCTGGCGGCAGGAACAGCCCGCCTGA